The genomic DNA TGCGGGACCATCCGGGCTTATTTGTGCACGCGATGTGGCCGCAATGGGATTTCGCACCGTCCTCATCGAGCAAAGCCTGGCCCTCGGTGGTGGATTTTGGTCCGGCGGGTATCTCATGAACAAGGCCACCATCTGCGAGCCGGCCAATGAAATTCTCGAAGAGATCGGCGTGCCTTGTAAGCGGATCAAAGAGTGTGAAGGGATGTATATGGTCGATCCACCGCACGCGACAGGAGCCTTGATTGCTGCCGCGTACAATGCCGGCGCCAAGACCATGAATCTCACGCGCGTGGTCGATTTGATCCTGCGCAATGACGGCCTTTTGGAAGGAGTCGTCGTCAACAGCACCACCGCCGAAATGGCAGGTCATGATATCATCCATGTCGATCCCATCGCCCTTGAGAGCAAGATCGTGGTCGATGCCACCGGCCACGATGCTGTGCTGGTCGAACTCCTTCACAAACGGAACCTGTATAATAAGGTCCCGGGAAACGGTGCCATGTGGGTCGCACGGTCCGAAGAAGAGGTGATGGATCGTACGGGAGAAGTGTATCCCAATTGCTTCGTTATCGGATTGGCCGTCGCCGCCGTCTATGGTACCCCAAGAATGGGCCCGGCCTTCGGCTCGA from Nitrospira sp. includes the following:
- a CDS encoding sulfide-dependent adenosine diphosphate thiazole synthase — protein: MPKPRPAPLRERDITRQIAREYYKEFDQLIESDVIIVGAGPSGLICARDVAAMGFRTVLIEQSLALGGGFWSGGYLMNKATICEPANEILEEIGVPCKRIKECEGMYMVDPPHATGALIAAAYNAGAKTMNLTRVVDLILRNDGLLEGVVVNSTTAEMAGHDIIHVDPIALESKIVVDATGHDAVLVELLHKRNLYNKVPGNGAMWVARSEEEVMDRTGEVYPNCFVIGLAVAAVYGTPRMGPAFGSMLLSGRYGAELIRKKLKQE